From a single Leishmania infantum JPCM5 genome chromosome 36 genomic region:
- a CDS encoding putative aldehyde dehydrogenase codes for MSKLFRTVGAKGFQPFDWANAAQYASGTTPMMREPACYINGAWVASALSDKTVTVEDPCTNQIIGAIPCMGYAETTAAIEAARAVFESWREVMPRQRAAAVRRWGELMRKHCDVVANILSRESGKVIAEGKGEVLYAQGYADWYAGEAERIYGDIIPGPRPGVQTTVFREPVGVVGIITPWNFPAAMIMRAACGAIAAGCTVVLKPAELTPFTAMALAQLADEAGIPPGVFNVVAGDAPKIGDALAESFDVRKVSFTGSTRVGQHLYRRCSETMKKVSMELGGNAPCIVFEDADLPRAADQLIAAKFRNAGQTCICVNRALVQASVYEEFKSLVADRVRALKVGNSFDPAVKVGAMIGSATLERMTRVVEDAVEKGATLMVGGKAVKGGGYFFEPTLLTNVPHDATLCCHDELFGPVLPLVPFDTEDAAVKMANDTRAGLASYFFTSDYRRQHRVARALRYGMVGVNDSALSSPAAPFGGVKESGLGRDGSKYGIESFVDIKYVLFSTV; via the coding sequence ATGTCGAAGCTGTTCCGAACGGTTGGTGCCAAGGGTTTCCAGCCCTTCGATTGGGCTAACGCGGCTCAGTACGCCTCGGGTACCACGCCCATGATGAGGGAGCCGGCCTGCTACATCAACGGCGCGTGGGTCGCAAGCGCGCTCTCGGACAAGACGGTGACCGTCGAGGATCCGTGTACAAACCAGATCATCGGGGCTATTCCATGCATGGGCTACGCGGAGACGACGGCCGCTATCGAGGCCGCCAGGGCTGTGTTCGAGAGCTGGAGAGAAGTCATGCCGCGtcagcgcgccgcagcggtgcggcgctgggGAGAGCTCATGCGGAAGCACTGTGACGTAGTTGCAAACATTCTCTCTCGCGAATCCGGCAAGGTCATCGCGGAGGGAAAGGGTGAGGTGCTGTACGCGCAAGGTTACGCGGACTGGTacgccggcgaggcggagcggatCTACGGCGACATCATCCCCGGCCCTCGCCCAGGTGTGCAGACGACTGTCTTCCGGGAGCCGGTCGGCGTTGTGGGCATCATTACCCCGTGGAACTTCCCGGCAGCGATGATCATGCGTGCCGCCTGCGGTGCCATCGCGGCCGGCTGCACCGTCGTACTCAAACCTGCCGAGCTCACCCCGTTCACGGCCATGGCGCTTGCCCAGCTCGCCGACGAAGCCGGCATCCCGCCAGGCGTCTtcaacgtcgtcgccggTGATGCCCCCAAGATCGGCGACGCACTCGCCGAGTCCTTCGACGTGCGCAAGGTCTCTTTCACCGGCTCCACCCGCGTCGGCCAGCACCTCTACCGTCGGTGCTCCGAGACGATGAAGAAAGTCAGCATGGAACTTGGCGGCAACGCGCCCTGTATCGTCTTTGAGGATGCCGACCTGCCTCGTGCCGCTGATCAGCTCATCGCCGCAAAGTTCCGCAACGCGGGCCAAACGTGCATCTGCGTGAACCGCGCGCTCGTGCAGGCGAGTGTCTATGAGGAGTTCAAGAGCCTCGTGGCCGACCGGGTGCGCGCGCTGAAGGTGGGCAACAGCTTTGACCCCGCCGTGAAGGTAGGTGCCATGATTGGAAGTGCCACGCTAGAGCGCATGACTCGCGTGGTGGAGGATGCTGTGGAGAAGGGGGCCACGCTGATGGTGGGTGGAAAGGCTGTGAAGGGCGGTGGCTACTTCTTCGAGCCGACGCTGCTCACTAACGTGCCGCACGACGCAACGCTGTGCTGCCACGACGAGCTCTTCGGCCCTGTTCTGCCCCTTGTGCCCTTCGACACGGAAGATGCTGCCGTAAAGATGGCCAACGACACTCGAGCCGGGCTGGCCTCGTACTTCTTCACCAGCGATTAccgtcgccagcaccgcgTTGCGCGGGCCTTGCGCTACGGCATGGTGGGTGTCAACGACAGTGCCCTTTCTAGTCCAGCGGCTCCGTTTGGCGGGGTCAAGGAGAGTGGGCTCGGCCGGGATGGGTCCAAGTATGGCATTGAATCCTTTGTCGACATCAAGTACGTCCTCTTCTCGACTGTCTAG